The following coding sequences are from one Schizosaccharomyces osmophilus chromosome 1, complete sequence window:
- the spo6 gene encoding Spo4-Spo6 kinase complex regulatory subunit Spo6, whose product MRSPLVDRNSGIHNIGEESAKLLPVPFDYNRSSSEGEICQTTANSESCMDWPVSKADMAGTQNLNSATATAKIALPATAFSNYCPKPAVNRQKDAPRTSIRVCKLRYWQRDYRSAFPNFVFYLDSIDEEIKRRIIQKISSLGANITTTFSFEITHFITTRTVEPERCPPSDFLHLAKKANMKIWSIDKLLNRILFTFLDPDSLGNTSASSLQALLDGEKVYGASEKNFYVPSKNVEYFQENFLCVRDITQFYKPIVLREWERPAHNTEILWPTLGMTVQGRCPFNTGRKRELKISKYNHPAHEIRDQMLNQSYKQKMENHAEPDSTSVIVKQVMGDNTAAESGAPFQKQISTEQLKAPNPLTMEKRSAMTPLNILEPRLMNMQNLMANRATRTPTGAYEVDPLAHKKVKVDAKAGYCENCCERYRDLEKHLQGRRHKTFSENNGNFASLDIFFSQVQRPLRSK is encoded by the exons ATGAGATCGCCGCTAGTAGATCGCAACTCTGGCATTCATAATATTGGAGAAGAGTCAGCGAAGCTTCTGCCTGTACCATTTGATTACAATCGTTCTTCGTCCGAAGGAGAAATTTGCCAAACTACAGCAAATTCTGAATCTTGTATGGACTGGCCTGTTTCAAAAGCAGATATGGCAGGAACACAAAACCTTAATTCTGCAACCGCTACTGCAAAAATTGCACTTCCTGCCACTGCCTTCTCTAATTATTGTCCAAAGCCTGCGGTAAACCGACAAAAGGATGCTCCTCGCACCAGTATTCGAGTATGCAAACTTCGTTATTGGCAACGAGATTACCGATCCGCTTTCCCAAAttttgtgttttatttGGACAGTATCGACGAAGAGATTAAGAGAagaattattcaaaaaataagcaGCCTTGGAGCG AATATTACAACGACCTtctcttttgaaataacCCATTTCATAACAACAAGAACAGTCGAACCCGAAAGATGTCCTCCATCAGACTTTCTGCATCTGGCGAAAAAGGCaaatatgaaaatatgGTCCATTGATA AACTTTTAAACAGAATTCTATTCACTTTCCTTGACCCCGACAGTCTCGGTAATACCTCTGCCTCCAGCTTGCAAGCACTTTTAGACGGTGAAAAAGTTTATGGGGCTtcagaaaagaatttttacGTTCCCAGTAAAAATGTAGAGTATTTCCAAGAGAACTTTCTATGTGTAAGAGATATCACTCAGTTTTACAAGCCTATTGTACTTCGAGAATGGGAAAGACCTGCTCATAATACAGAAATTCTTTGGCCGACTTTAGGAATGACAGTTCAAGGTAGATGCCCCTTTAACACTGGACGCAAACGTGAGCTTAAAATAAGCAAGTATAATCATCCAGCGCATGAAATCAGAGATCAAATGTTGAATCAATCTTACAAGCAAAAGATGGAAAATCATGCTGAGCCAGATTCTACCAGTGTCATCGTAAAGCAAGTGATGGGTGATAATACCGCAGCTGAATCCGGTGCACCCTTCCAGAAACAGATTTCAACTGAGCAATTGAAAGCGCCAAATCCATTAACAATGGAAAAGAGGTCAGCAATGACTCCACTGAATATCCTGGAGCCTCGACTTATGAATATGCAGAATTTGATGGCTAATCGAGCAACGCGAACTCCGACTGGTGCTTATGAGGTAGATCCCCTAGCGCATAAGAAGGTTAAGGTGGACGCAAAAGCTGGTTACTGTGAAAACTGTTGCGAGAGATACAGAGATTTGGAAAAG CACCTTCAGGGAAGGAGACATAAAACCTTTTCGGAGAACAACGGTAATTTTGCAAGCTTGGACATATTTTTCAGCCAGGTCCAAAGACCGTTACGTTCAAAGTAA
- the lam2 gene encoding Ragulator complex Rag GEF subunit, with translation MIKPKQLATLLKQAVEESMPNVMVFTSTGSLISYVSYGEPDDALQRLDLVKKIRSTSALAGNIYSLYSGTNPSPLVAESTDDIIAHQRDVLFETIIEFEKGKLLIAAIPTEGYHDLLMSKEPLLLSIVGTEHAKEGMMQLKSERLKDAITNELSTIGNLG, from the exons ATGATAAAGCCGAAACAACTGGCTACTTTATTGAAGCAAGCGGTAGAGGAGAGCATGCCCAATGTCAT GGTATTCACTAGTACTGGCTCTTTAATTTCATATGTATCCTACGGTGAACCAGACGATGCCCTCCAGCGATTAGATTTGGTGAAGAAAATTCGATCAACTTCTGCTTTAGCAGGAAATATATACTCATTATATTCAGGAACGAACCCCAGCCCGTTAGTAGCCGAATCTACAGATGACATTATCGCTCATCAACGGGACGTCCTCTTTGAAACTATAATCGAATTTGAAAAGGGAAAGCTACTGATAGCAGCTATTCCCACGGAAGGCTACCATGACTTATTGATGTCTAAAGAGCCTTTACTGCTTAGTATCGTAGGAACTGAACATGCCAAGGAGGGTATGATGCAGCTGAAATCCGAAAGGCTCAAAGATGCTATAACGAACGAGCTTTCTACTATTGGGAATCTCGGATGA
- a CDS encoding NADH pyrophosphatase, producing MNRFTLTRQLELPPAPSQFFAGNHLNRLAFLRSNREFMQKAFCSPTTKFLPFNALNPAVIVKEEKLFTLSYPQISKYFHVSPFEIPEKQLAEKYSNHSFSLPSLVFLGNDENGNAGQGWDHNNVFAIDVTEIEEIQKFVQNSGAVFVNLRDIFSQGYKLQASDSGVCAFARSLLDWISRYKFCPGCGSRNMPTQGGTKLVCSNAVMNPSSTCPSKQGTNNYQFPRTDPCVIMGVLSHDMKSIALGRAARHPPGLYACLAGFLEPGESIEEAVSREVYEESGLEVEKVLYYTSQPWPFPQSLMLACFAIAKKDAKISMDKDLELENVRFFSREELVNSLEWTSESQPPPVRFPPELSIAKNLIKAFAYNKYN from the exons ATGAACCGTTTTACACTGACTCGGCAATTAGA ATTGCCGCCGGCGCCTTCTCAATTTTTCGCAGGGAATCATTTAAATCGGCTggcttttcttcgttcAAATAGAGAATTTATGCAGAAAGCCTTCTGTTCTCCCACCACCAAATTCCTTCCTTTCAACGCTCTCAACCCTGCTGTGATTgtcaaggaagaaaagctCTTTACCTTGTCTTATCCCCAAATTTCCAAGTACTTTCATGTTTCTCCCTTTGAAATTCCAGAAAAGCAGTTAGCTGAAAAATACAGCaatcattccttttctttaccttcGTTAGTTTTTCTTGGTAATGACGAAAATGGCAACGCTGGTCAAGGGTGGGACCACAATAACGTTTTCGCCATAGATGTAACAGAAATAGAAGAGATTCAAAAGTTTGTACAAAATAGCGGTGCGGTTTTTGTAAACCTGCGTGATATTTTTTCCCAGGGATACAAATTACAAGCCTCCGATTCTGGTGTTTGTGCCTTCGCTCGCTCCCTCTTAGACTGGATTTCTAGATACAAATTTTGCCCGGGATGTGGTTCAAGGAACATGCCTACGCAGGGTGGAACAAAATTAGTGTGTTCGAACGCTGTCATGAATCCTTCATCCACTTGTCCATCGAAACAAGGTACCAACAATTATCAGTTTCCTCGAACTGATCCATGTGTAATTATGGGTGTTCTTTCACATGATATGAAATCAATCGCTCTCGGTAGAGCTGCAAGACATCCTCCAGGATTATACGCTTGTTTAGCAGGATTTTTGGAGCCCGGTGAAAGCATTGAGGAAGCTGTTAGTCGCGAGGTTTACGAAGAATCGGGTCTTGAAGTTGAGAAAGTTCTCTATTATACTAGCCAACCTTGGCCTTTTCCTCAAAGCTTGATGCTGGCTTGCTTTGCTATCGCCAAGAAAGATGCTAAAATATCTATGGATAAGGATTTGGAGCTAGAAAATGTACGTTTCTTTTCGAGAGAGGAACTTGTGAATTCGCTAGAATGGACTTCGGAATCTCAGCCTCCTCCAGTCCGTTTTCCCCCGGAATTATCGATTGCCAAAAATTTAATCAAGGCTTTTGCTTACAACAAGTATAATTGA
- the arc3 gene encoding ARP2/3 actin-organizing complex subunit Arc21, giving the protein MPAYHSSFLSIPNVPTTGNLAMLPLKTKFRGPAYPADANQMDIIDECISLFRANCFFRNFEIKGPADRTLIYGTLFISECLGKLTGLSCRDAERHLNSLALENFSIPGSPGFPLNALYSPPASTQESELMRSYLTQFRQELAFRLLSHVYATEKTHPSKWWTCFSKRRFMNKAL; this is encoded by the exons ATGCCT GCTTatcattcttcttttttgagcATCCCTAATGTTCCAACGACTGGCAACTTGGCCATGTTGCcgttgaaaacaaaattccGTGGCCCTGCTTATCCAG CCGATGCAAATCAAATGGATATCATCGACGAATGTATTAGCCTTTTCCGCGCAAACTGCTTTTTCCGTAACTTTGAAATTAAGGGCCCTGCCGATCGTACTCTGATTTATGGAACTCTCTTTATTAGTGAATGTCTAGGAAAACTGACTGGATTGAGCTGCCGTGATGCAGAACGTCACTTGAACAGTCTTGCTCTAGAGAACTTTTCCATCCCAGGTTCTCCTGGGTTTCCTTTGAATGCTCTTTATTCTCCTCCTGCCTCTACTCAGGAATCTG AATTGATGCGTAGTTACCTTACTCAATTCCGCCAAGAATTGGCCTTCCGTCTTTTGTCCCATGTTTATGCTACAGAAAAGACACACCCTAGCAAATGGTGGACTTGTTTCAGTAAGAGACGATTTATGAACAAGGCTCTTTAA
- a CDS encoding Rab GAP, whose product MEQLDNRKTCALQRIQELYRLGDNQYLEAAELVEKESTIKARSKSPTPEQVDRYGNFRNDMGLVNVGFYKVTKDLSLQKESNTFHLGKKLIGRDDLSKYIKDSIFSPMTREPEKDERLLSERELSRIEKWKQMCTIHFESGNQLHSFRVTRKLIQRTMKGIPDCWRSIAWWSFLMDKCPDSDLVNHYYELCDKICEYDVQIDLDVPRTAATHFMFRKRYNGGQRLLFRVLHSVALYLPQVGYVQGMASIAATLLIYYPEEIAFIMMVNMLQRRGMGDLFSCGFEVLLKAFDDLKNELQYLPSGKHLSNIGAEPSAFATRWYLTIFHQCVPFHTQLRIWDLLFLLGGNEGQTIRLLQASSLAIIRGMWDTLMDADFEIVMQALSGIIPIQNDDAYLARIQHYWQKMPSEIALKK is encoded by the exons ATGGAACAATTAGATAACCGAAAAACCTGTGCTCTTCAACGAATCCAAGAATTGTACCGACTAGGCGATAATCAATATCTGGAGGCAGCAGAACTTGTTGAGAAGGAATCCACTATAAAGGCAAGATCGAAAAGTCCTACTCCTGAACAAGTGGATCGTTACGGAAACTTCCGCAATGATATGGGTCTGGTAAACGTTGGATTCTATAAAGTCACCAAGGATCTTTCATTACAGAAAGAGAGCAATACATTTCATTTGGGAAAAAAACTCATCGGTCGCGATGACTTATCTAAATATATCAAGGATAGTATTTTTTCCCCCATGACAAGGGAACCCGAAAAAGATGAACGGTTACTATCAGAGCGTGAGTTGTCCCGAATTGAAAAGTGGAAACAAATGTGCACTATACATTTTGAGTCTGGAAATCAGCTTCATTCGTTTCGGGTTACCAGAAAATTAATTCAAAGAACAATGAAGGGAATCCCTGATTGCTGGCGTTCGATAGCTTGGTGGTCATTTTTAATGGATAAATGCCCAGATTCCGATCTCGTCAATCATTACTAT GAATTGTGTGATAAAATATGTGAATACGATGTACAGATTGATTTAGATGTTCCCCGTACTGCGGCTACTCATTTCATGTTTCGTAAACGTTATAATGGTGGTCAACGGTTATTGTTTCGAGTTTTACACTCTGTCGCTTTGTATCTACCTCAGGTCGGTTATGTACAAGGAATGGCTTCTATCGCAGCCACTTTACTAATTTATTACCCCGAGGAAATTGCATTTATAATGATGGTTAATATGCTGCAACGTAGAGGAATGGGTGATCTCTTTTCATGTGGATTTGAAGTCTTATTAAAAGCGTTTGATGATTTGAAGAACGAGTTACAGTACCTACCGTCCGGTAAACATTTGTCTAATATTGGAGCTGAACCGTCTGCATTTGCTACTCGCTGGTATTTGACAATATTTCACCAATGTGTCCCTTTTCATACCCAACTTCGCATATGGGacttgcttttccttttagGGGGTAATGAAGGACAGACTATAAGATTATTACAAGCATCATCGCTCGCCATAATACGAGGAATGTGGGATACCTTAATGGACGCTGATTTCGAGATCGTTATGCAAGCGTTATCAGGTATTATTCCTATTCAGAACGACGATGCTTACTTGGCCCGCATACAACACTATTGGCAGAAAATGCCTTCTGAAATagctttgaaaaaatag
- the fim1 gene encoding fimbrin, whose translation MLALKLQKKFTGLSNEEILSLTDQFNRLDVDGKGYLDQAATIKAFEDSKKGSYDEVREAIREVDIDSSGRVEAEDFVGIYDALKKGVEGTEVRKGRITIKGSSSSVSHTINEEERREFIKHINSVLVGDADLGERIPINTETFEFFDQCKDGLILSKLINDSVPDTIDERVLNKSKNKKPLDNFKSIENNNVVINSAKAMGGISITNIGAGDLLEGREHLILGLVWQIIRRGLLGKIDITLHPELYRLLEEDETLDQFLRLPPEKILIRWFNFHLNAANWHRRVSNFSKDVSDGENYTVLLNQLAPELCSRAPLQIQNVMQRAEKVLENSEKLNCRKYLSATAMVAGNPKLNLAFVAHLFNTHPGLDPLNEEEKPEIEPFDAEGEREARVFTLWLNSLDVVPSIHDFFNNLRDGCILLQAYDKITPTTVNWKRVNKPPASGDEMLRFKAVENCNYAVDLGKEQGFSLVGIQGADINDGSRTLTLALVWQMMRMNITKTLHSLSRGGKTLSDGDMVAWANSMSAKGGRGSHIRSFRDPSLSNGIFVLDVLHGIKSEYVDYSLVTDGSTEELAVQNARLAISIARKLGAVIFILPEDIVNVRPRLILHFIGSLMAV comes from the exons ATGCTAGCTCtaaagcttcaaaagaagttcACAGGGCTCTCCAATGAGGAGATTCTTTCCCTCACGGATCAGTTTAACAGGCTGGACGTCGATGGAAAAGGCTACTTGGATCAAGCGGCTACCATCAAGgcttttgaagattcaaaaaagggCTCGTACGATGAAGTACGCGAAGCGATTCGGGAGGTCGATATAGATTCGTCCGGTCGTGTTGAAGCTGAAGACTTTGTAGGG ATTTACGATGCTTTAAAGAAAGGTGTTGAAGGCACTGAGGTAAGAAAGGGCCGTATCACTATTAAAGGTTCTTCTTCTAGTGTCTCCCATACGATCAACGAGGAAGAACGCCGAGAATTCATAAAACATATAAATTCTGTTCTTGTCGGCGATGCTGATCTTGGCGAACGTATCCCCATCAATACGGAGACttttgagttttttgaCCAATGCAAAGATGGTTTGATTTTGTCCAAACTTATTAATGACAGTGTGCCAGACACCATTGATGAACGTGTTTTGaacaaatcaaagaataaaaaacccCTTgacaatttcaaaagcattgaaaacaataatgTCGTAATCAACTCTGCCAAAGCCATGGGTGGTATTTCCATCACCAACATTGGTGCTGGAGATTTATTAGAAGGTAGAGAACATCTCATTTTAGGTCTCGTCTGGCAAATTATCCGTCGTGGTTTGTTGGGTAAAATCGATATTACCCTTCATCCCGAATTGTACCGccttttggaagaagacgaGACTTTAGACCAGTTCCTTCGTCTTCCCCCTGAGAAAATTTTGATTCGTTGGTTCAACTTCCATTTGAACGCTGCGAACTGGCATCGCAGAGTCTCCAATTTCTCTAAGGATGTTTCCGATGGTGAAAACTATACTGTCTTGTTGAACCAATTAGCCCCTGAACTTTGCTCACGTGCTCCCTTGCAAATCCAAAATGTTATGCAACGCGCTGAAAAGGTTTTAGAAAACTCAGAGAAGCTGAACTGTCGCAAGTATCTCAGTGCTACTGCTATGGTTGCCGGCAATCCAAAACTGAACTTGGCCTTTGTCGCTCATTTGTTTAACACTCATCCTGGATTGGACCCCCTGaacgaagaagagaagCCAGAGATTGAACCGTTTGATGCCGAAGGTGAGCGCGAAGCTCGTGTATTCACTTTATGGTTGAATTCTCTTGATGTCGTCCCCAGCATTCatgatttcttcaataattTGAGAGATGGTTGCATTTTGTTGCAAGCTTATGATAAAATTACTCCAACCACTGTCAATTGGAAGAGGGTAAACAAACCCCCAGCTTCTGGTGACGAAATGTTACGATTCAAAGCCGTGGAAAACTGCAACTATGCAGTTGATTTAGGTAAAGAACAAGGGTTTTCATTAGTCGGTATCCAAGGAGCCGATATAAATGATGGCTCTCGTACTTTAACATTGGCTTTGGTTTGGCAAATGATGCGCATGAATATTACCAAGACCTTGCATAGTCTTAGCCGTGGTGGTAAGACTCTTTCAGATGGTGATATGGTTGCTTGGGCAAACTCTATGTCTGCTAAAGGAGGAAGAGGTTCACACATTCGTTCTTTCCGTGATCCTTCATTATCCAATGGAATCTTCGTCCTTGACGTACTTCATGGAATCAAAAGTGAATACGTTGACTATAGTCTCGTTACTGATGGCTCTACTGAGGAATTGGCCGTTCAAAATGCTCGTTTGGCTATTTCTATTGCTCGTAAGTTAGGAGCCGTCATTTTTATCTTGCCCGAAGATATTGTTAATGTTCGACCACGCCTTATCCTACACTTCATTGGAAGCTTAATGGCTGTCTAA
- the rap1 gene encoding shelterin complex telomere binding subunit Rap1, protein MSTLFTKDDGSSMIIAVSKLLEATPGFQSSMEAHSARILFIELREFDLHQHDLYIVPEETKKALIHRELNRVLNSKYAILRRIVKVSWLSNCIEQQKLLQVDAFRVFTSMEPQYIEQPSRRREYFSLEDEKLLVDYVHKANVPNSGLNMYKELARKYPQHTAESWREHYKIIKKVLPPIEDGNLTGPQSRTVRIVPSQSIKKVSSGFPDPEVQSTPTKTPHIHHYPFPLQHRVPSKKRSYYPLEGTTPSSSNKRVSSSLSYTKTDLKLLEYYLFSYGKEKSLDDICWILNESYSNIHAFIDWKLLYKYFYPHLNFESPAPALAHLESKTQGVSLENLDVDDQMIEEKFLDHASFTSDTISIQEAISPKSLKKPNLTNFQIPRARTVDQPTKNSGDFSSFLESPSIPMSVQESPSRILETPIKKPLSSFPKSYGKLFNEQGIISRVSTNSPTSSNTFPAELSSTLREGNVFVRPNEDLAIPPLDLNSDSESIPYADSEVDDDAEFEKQVMTTYSSSPVKAETKKVNDNRAAYREATPVSSPHTSDSRSFVDRSSTPPESPAGGNQDGETSNNLLLDRNRYKKLDHGPASHSKSSAGDYDTTKDATFSNERGNSSFSSLSSLRNTSLFSAESPNLSPTKISPLRHEKKSFSDVLRELHDYLVTIESSSDKKEIDEAIDMILQYTQSSEQQFLDVLESTEGNISAAIARLLIWS, encoded by the exons ATGTCTACGCTGTTTACCAAAGATGATGGATCTTCTATGATTATTGCTGTTTCAAAACTATTGGAAGCCACACCGGGATTCCAGTCAAGCATGGAG GCTCATAGTGCAAGGATACTGTTCATAGAATTGAGGGAATTTGATTTACATCAACACGACTTGTATATTGTCCctgaagaaaccaaaaaagccCTCATTCATCGGGAGTTAAATCGtgttttgaattcaaaatatgCTATACTAAGACGAATTGTAAAAGTTTCCTGGCTTTCTAATTGCATTGAACAACAAAAGCTGTTGCAGGTCGATGCTTTTCGAGTTTTTACAAGTATGGAGCCACAATATATTGAGCAGCCATCACGAAGAAGAGAATATTTTAGTcttgaagatgaaaagttATTAGTGGACTATGTTCATAAAGCCAATGTTCCCAATTCGGGACTTAATATGTATAAAGAATTAGCTCGCAAG TATCCCCAACATACTGCAGAGTCTTGGCGAGAGCACTATAAAATTATTAAGAAAGTCCTTCCTCCAATTGAAGATGGTAATCTCACGGGTCCTCAAAGCCGAACTGTTAGAATTGTTCCCTCTCAATCGATAAAAAAGGTTTCTTCGGGATTTCCTGACCCAGAAGTACAAAGCACGCCCACGAAGACACCACATATACATCATTATCCTTTTCCTCTGCAACATCGTGTACCTTCGAAAAAAAGATCATATTATCCACTAGAAGGCACAACACCATCTTCCTCTAACAAGCGGGTATCTTCTTCCCTAAGCTATACTAAAACTGATTTGAAACTCTTGGAgtattatcttttttcttatgGTAAGGAAAAAAGCTTAGACGATATTTGTTGGATCTTAAACGAAAGTTATTCCAATATACATGCTTTTATTGATTGGAAGTTACTTTACAAATATTTTTACCCACACCTGAATTTTGAGAGCCCAGCTCCTGCATTGGCTCATCTAGAATCAAAAACTCAAGGTGTATCTTTGGAGAATTTAGATGTCGATGACCAAAtgatagaagaaaaatttcttGATCATGCTTCTTTCACTTCAGATACAATATCAATTCAAGAAGCTATCTCTCCAAagtctttgaaaaagccAAATTTGACCAACTTCCAAATTCCGAGAGCGCGAACGGTTGATCAACCCACTAAAAATTCCGGTGATTTCTCTAGCTTTCTGGAGTCTCCTTCCATACCTATGTCGGTCCAAGAATCTCCTTCCAGGATACTAGAAACACCCATAAAGAAACCCCTTTCTTCCTTCCCAAAATCCTATGGTAAATTGTTTAATGAACAAGGTATTATCTCTCGAGTTTCTACGAATTCGCCAACCTCAAGCAATACGTTTCCAGCCGAATTGTCTAGTACTTTGAGAGAAGGAAATGTTTTCGTTCGTCCAAATGAAGATTTGGCAATCCCCCCTCTAGACCTAAATAGTGATTCAGAAAGCATTCCATATGCTGATTCAGAGGTAGATGATGACGCcgaatttgaaaagcaagttaTGACTACTTATAGCTCTTCTCCTGTCAAAgctgaaacaaaaaaagtcaaCGATAATAGAGCCGCATATCGAGAAGCAACCCCGGTCAGTTCACCTCATACTTCAGACTCACGCTCGTTCGTTGACCGATCTAGCACTCCTCCTGAAAGCCCTGCAGGAGGTAATCAAGATGGTGAAACCTCGAATAATCTCTTACTAGACCGCAATcgttataaaaaattagatCATGGACCCGCCAGTCATTCAAAAAGTTCAGCAGGTGATTACGATACGACAAAAGATGCTACTTTTTCTAATGAAAGAGGTAATTCCTCCTTCTCTTCACTTTCTTCACTAAGAAATACGAGTCTTTTTAGTGCGGAATCGCCAAACTTATCACCGACGAAAATATCACCTCTTCGGCACGAAAAAAAGTCTTTTTCAGATGTTTTGCGAGAATTACATGATTACTTGGTAACGATAGAGTCTTCTTCagacaaaaaagagatCGACGAAGCTATAGACATGATATTACAATACACGCAATCCAGTGAGCAGCAATTCCTTGATGTACTTGAATCCACCGAAGGCAATATTAGTGCAGCTATTGCTAGATTATTAATATGGTCTTGA
- a CDS encoding methyltransferase, CARNMT1-like protein: MEYDEEEEKILKQVLSAFVLYRKYGHTLIQQKRKLMSQLPFEHKGLLLQDSENNFLKHLSRLDDCVKRNSVVADAIVKAGIPVFYPNFDVNNVLHVSSEMMQKVSGTLKQLARDWSEESANERQATYVPILQELDSLFPLGSIDRSQIHILVPGSGLGRLAFDIAAQGFSCQGNEFSYFMLLTSHYMLNCVSTINEFVIHPYIHSFSNHVTRDNQAAEVAIPDVVPSECLNHGAFFSMAAGDFIEVYGDKSSENRFQVVVTCFFIDTAKNILSYLDVIKNCLVDGGYWINVGPLLYHFENDCDSQHENPTIELTLDQLLFIMDSMGFEVLKHDSTATKYMGDKRSMLEWIYHPHFWVSRIQKANLQQF; encoded by the exons ATGGAATAcgacgaagaagaagaaaagatcTTAAAACAAGTGCTAAGTGCTTTCGTTTTATATCGGAAATATGGCCATACCCTAATTCAACAGAAACGAAAGTTGATGTCTCAGCTTCCTTTTGAGCATAAAGGTTTATTGTTACAAGACAGtgaaaataattttctGAAACATTTATCTAGACTTGATGATTGTGTGAAGCGAAATAGTGTCGTTGCAGATGCAATTGTCAAAGCAGGAATACCCGTGTTTTATCCAAATTTTGACGTGAACAATGTCCTTCATGTGTCTAGTGAAATGATGCAAAAGGTTTCGGGCACATTAAAACAACTTGCTCGTGATTGGAGTGAAGAATCCGCGAACGAAAGGCAGGCAACATATGTACCAATTCTTCAAGAGTTGGATTCTCTCTTTCCATTGGGCTCGATTGATCGTTCACAAATCCACATTCTAGTTCCTGGATCCGGTTTGGGACGCTTAGCCTTTGATATTGCCGCTCAAG GATTTTCTTGCCAGggaaatgaattttcttatttcatGTTACTAACTTCACACTATATGCTTAACTGTGTATCTACAATCAATGAGTTTGTTATTCATCCCTATatacattctttttccaaccATGTTACAAGAGATAATCAGGCAGCAGAAGTAGCTATTCCCGACGTGGTGCCTTCCGAGTGCCTCAATCATGGAGCCTTCTTTTCGATGGCCGCTGGTGATTTTATAGAAGTGTACGGAGACAAGTCGAGTGAAAATAGATTCCAAGTTGTTGTCACATGTTTTTTCATAGATACTGCCAAAAATATCTTGAGTTACTTGGACGTTATCAAAAACTGTTTGGTAGACGGAGGTTATTGGATTAATGTTGGCCCATTGCTCTATCATTTTGAAAACGACTGCGATTCTCAGCATGAAAATCCAACCATTGAATTAACGTTGGATCAACTCTTATTTATCATGGATTCAATGGGCTTTGAAGTATTAAAACATGATTCCACCGCCACTAAATATATGGGAGACAAGCGAAGCATGTTGGAATGGATCTATCACCCGCATTTTTGGGTGAGCCGCATCCAAAAGGCAAACTTACAGCAATTTTAG